In Chitinophaga nivalis, a single genomic region encodes these proteins:
- a CDS encoding beta-ketoacyl-[acyl-carrier-protein] synthase family protein — MSDKVWIAGGGVISGIGLDLRACLQAFRDMQPGMTTMQHLRSVHHNTFPVAEVKADNATLADMARMPEHISRTALLSLIAAREAWQSAGLRDISAYRVGFVSGNTVGGMDKTEDFFADLLTHPGKGRLNQVVHHECGSITELVADTLGIRHHISTISTACSSGANALMYGARLIRNNIVDVVIAGGTDSLTRFTLNGFNTLMILDQQPCRPFDDTRTGLNLGEGAGYVILVSDSLAAQLQPWCRLSGYANANDAYHQTASSPDGTGNYLAMKGALDMSGLQPQQIDYINLHGTGTQNNDISEGIAISRLFAPHFPVMSSTKSFTGHTLGASGGIEAVFSAMAVKEGIIYPNARFEHQMKELPFAPVAAYATGKPLQHVMSNSFGFGGNCSSLVFSKA; from the coding sequence ATGAGTGACAAGGTATGGATAGCAGGCGGTGGGGTGATCAGCGGTATCGGGCTGGATCTGCGTGCCTGTTTACAGGCATTCAGGGATATGCAACCCGGTATGACAACGATGCAGCACCTGCGCTCTGTGCATCATAATACCTTTCCGGTGGCGGAGGTAAAGGCAGATAATGCCACCCTGGCCGATATGGCCCGTATGCCGGAACACATCAGCAGAACAGCACTGCTCAGTCTCATTGCTGCCCGCGAAGCGTGGCAGTCTGCCGGATTGAGGGATATTTCAGCCTACCGGGTCGGATTTGTTTCCGGCAACACGGTAGGAGGAATGGATAAAACAGAAGATTTCTTTGCAGACCTGCTGACCCATCCCGGTAAAGGCAGGTTGAACCAGGTAGTACACCACGAATGCGGTAGTATTACTGAACTGGTAGCAGATACCCTGGGTATCCGGCATCATATATCCACCATCAGTACAGCCTGTTCTTCCGGCGCCAATGCATTGATGTATGGCGCACGGCTGATCCGCAACAACATCGTGGATGTAGTGATTGCCGGTGGTACCGACTCCCTTACCCGCTTTACCCTCAACGGTTTTAATACCCTGATGATACTGGACCAGCAGCCCTGCCGCCCGTTCGATGATACCCGTACCGGGCTTAATCTGGGCGAAGGCGCCGGCTATGTAATACTGGTGTCAGACAGTCTGGCTGCCCAGCTGCAGCCCTGGTGCCGCCTGAGCGGTTATGCCAATGCCAACGATGCCTACCACCAGACGGCTTCCTCGCCGGATGGTACCGGCAACTACTTAGCCATGAAAGGGGCCCTGGACATGAGCGGACTACAACCGCAACAGATTGATTATATCAACCTGCATGGTACCGGCACCCAAAACAACGATATATCTGAAGGAATTGCTATTAGCCGCCTGTTTGCGCCGCATTTCCCGGTAATGAGCTCCACAAAATCATTTACCGGGCATACACTGGGTGCCAGCGGAGGAATTGAAGCCGTGTTTTCAGCTATGGCCGTTAAGGAAGGCATCATTTATCCGAACGCCCGTTTTGAACATCAGATGAAAGAACTGCCGTTTGCACCGGTGGCAGCTTACGCTACCGGCAAACCTTTGCAGCATGTGATGTCCAATTCATTTGGTTTTGGAGGCAATTGCTCCAGCCTGGTGTTTTCTAAAGCATAA